From a region of the Podospora pseudopauciseta strain CBS 411.78 chromosome 7 map unlocalized CBS411.78m_7, whole genome shotgun sequence genome:
- a CDS encoding uncharacterized protein (COG:S; EggNog:ENOG503P2TX) yields MLASRFLTKRLIPRPGFSPASVISARVRPIQTQNALGVACMATITQAITDDHRHIQDCYNEVVNSSDPDHQQRWGNQFTWELARHSVGEELILYPAFEWHMGTVGSQIAETDRKDHHQVKKMLKDFQSMSSSDPDYIPRIKELWCKLEDHIKDEEGYDLPALEEKLTPEHSESMAKSFGRTKHFVPSRSHPLAGEHPPFESVVGLLTAPIDRLTDLFRKFPEKGEEAKPSGPRIDIPPGSNVIHD; encoded by the exons ATGCTTGCAAGTCGCTTCCTGACCAAAAGACTCATCCCACGGCCAGGGTTTTCACCAGCTTCGGTCATCTCGGCCCGTGTCAGGCCCATTCAGACGCAGAACGCCCTGGGTGTTGCTTGTATGGCCACAATCACCCAGGCTATTACCGACGACCACCGCCATATCCAGGATTGCTACAACGAAGTGGTCAACTCGAGTGACCCGGACCACCAGCAGCGTTGGGGCAATCAGTTCACGTGGGAACTCGCTCGTCACTcggtgggagaggagctgATTCTGTACCCTGCTTTCGAGTGGCACATGGGCACCGTGGGAAGCCAGATTGCCGAGACGGACAGAAAGGATCATCACCAG GTCAAGAAAATGCTCAAGGACTTTCAGAGCATGAGCTCTAGCGACCCCGATTATATACCCAGGATCAAGGAGCTTTGGTGCAAGCTCGAGGACCACATCAAGGACGAAGAAGGCTATGACCTGCCTGCTCTCGAAGAGAAACTGACACCTGAGCATTCCGAGTCCATGGCGAAAAGCTTTGGACGAACCAAGCACTTTGTTCCCAGCCGCAGTCACCCCTTGGCTGGAGAGCATCCCCCGTTTGAATCGGTCGTGGGTTTGCTCACAGCCCCGATTGACCGCCTTACCGACTTGTTCCGCAAATTTccggagaagggggaggaggcaaagCCGAGCGGGCCAAGGATTGATATACCGCCAGGAAGCAATGTGATTCACGACTGA
- a CDS encoding uncharacterized protein (EggNog:ENOG503NY5M; COG:P) has protein sequence MSGLNSNQMDPRQHPLKATAAGIAAELVGERRNPRMTHMQSANEGPADIIAKVSGASAGGKREDDALYFTNNEAIPFPDPIHSKTIGGIPVASDVFLFQKQQHFNRSKPLERMVHPCGSGAFGYFECTKDVTDLTKADFLSSVGEKTPVFTRFSTVTFGREFPDEGRNPRGFAIKFYTTEGNYDIVGLNFPVFFCRDPIQGPDVIRSQSRNPRNFLLDYDALFDLLANTPEANHAGLMFFSDHGTPVGWRYNHGYGCHTFKWVNKEGKFVYIKYTFLAKHGQKQFTDSEAVAMCGRDPDYSKRDLWDTIEAGEEIEWTAYVQVMQPEQADPDLLGFDPFDVTKVWPRDQFPLKEFGRLVLNKNPENFTRDVEQAAFSPGSMVPGIEDSPDPLLQFRMFFYRDAQYHRIGVNLHQIPVNCPFMAKSYASLNFDGPMRSDANHAGNKQYAPNSFAHKFRPDAAEAPYAVSDNIMSRKSHYWHEGKKNDYAQATQLWARVMTPQQRENTIQNTAKYLGIVKYPEIQKKYLAQLYNISPDYSEGVFQLLPAPQFDMNEVKSLAENAHTWYKEKKFQPLNGEKLTGFAPPGPVYNY, from the exons ATGTCGGGCCTCAACTCCAACCAGATGGACCCGCGCCAGCACCCTCTCAAGGCGACTGCTGCTGGCATTGCCGCCGAGTTGGTGGGTGAGCGCCGCAACCCTCGCATGACCCATATGCAGAGCGCCAACGAGGGCCCCGCCGACATCATCGCAAAGGTGTCCGGTGCCTCAGCTGGCGGAAAGAGAGAAGACGATGCCCTTTACTTCACCAACAATGAAGCCATCCCATTCCCGGACCCCATCCACAGCAAGACCATCGGTGGTATTCCCGTAGCCAGCGATGTGTTTCTCTtccagaagcagcagcactTTAACCGGTCCAAGCCCCTCGAGCGTATGGTTCACCCATGCGGCTCTGGTGCCTTTGGTTACTTTGAGTGTACCAAGGATGTGACTGACCTCACC AAAGCCGACTTCCTCTCCAGCGTGGGTGAAAAGACCCCCGTCTTCACCCGCTTCTCGACCGTCACCTTTGGCCGTGAATTTCCCGACGAAGGCCGCAACCCCCGTGGCTTTGCCATCAAGTTCTACACCACCGAAGGCAACTACGACATCGTGGGCCTCAATTTCcccgtcttcttctgccgCGATCCCATTCAAGGCCCCGATGTCATCCGCTCTCAGTCCCGCAACCCCCgcaacttcctcctcgactATGATGCTCTCTTTGATCTGTTGGCCAACACACCCGAGGCCAATCATGCCGGCCTCATGTTCTTCTCAGACCACGGCACTCCTGTTGGCTGGCGATACAACCATGGCTACGGCTGCCACACGTTCAAGTGGGTCAACAAGGAGGGTAAGTTCGTGTACATCAAGTACACCTTCCTCGCCAAACACGGCCAGAAGCAGTTTACCGATTCCGAGGCTGTTGCTATGTGCGGTCGTGATCCAGATTATTCCAAGCGTGACCTCTGGGACACCATTGAGGCCGGCGAGGAGATTGAGTGGACTGCCTACGTCCAGGTGATGCAGCCCGAGCAGGCCGACCCCGACCTTCTCGGCTTTGACCCCTTTGACGTGACCAAGGTCTGGCCCAGAGACCAGTTCCCGCTCAAGGAGTTTGGCCGCCTCGTCCTCAACAAAAATCCCGAGAACTTCACCCGCGACGTCGAGCAGGCCGCCTTCTCCCCCGGCAGCATGGTTCCCGGCATTGAGGATTCGCCCGACCCGCTTCTCCAGTTCCGCATGTTCTTCTACAGAGACGCCCAATATCACCGCATTGGTGTCAACCTCCACCAGATCCCCGTCAACTGCCCCTTCATGGCCAAGAGCTACGCCTCGCTCAACTTTGACGGCCCCATGAGGTCGGATGCCAACCATGCCGGTAACAAGCAGTATGCCCCCAACAGCTTTGCTCACAAGTTCAGGCCCGACGCGGCCGAGGCGCCGTATGCTGTCAGCGACAACATCATGAGCCGGAAGAGCCATTACTGGCATGAGGGAAAGAAGAATGACTATGCGCAGGCAACACAGCTTTGGGCGAGGGTAATGACGCCCCAGCAGCGGGAGAACACGATTCAGAATACGGCCAAGTACTTGGGCATTGTCAAGTACCCAGAGATTCAG AAGAAATATCTCGCCCAGCTGTACAACATCTCGCCCGATTATTCGGAGGGTGTGTTCCAGCTCCTGCCGGCGCCGCAGTTTGACATGAACGAGGTCAAGAGTCTGGCTGAGAATGCGCACACGTGgtacaaggagaagaagttcCAGCCTTTGAACGGGGAAAAGCTGACCGGTTTCGCTCCGCCGGGACCAGTGTACAACTACTAG
- a CDS encoding uncharacterized protein (EggNog:ENOG503P2ZI; COG:S): MRVFSAVLLLTAGAAAQRGPYEQCGGTGRPDESCSAGWQCTTYNPYYAQCVPAATSAPAPTSTPAPSPTPVPSSSQLITSSSRVITTLTTVTTPPSITTSTQAGSGSGPVVPTPTTLQSGWYWIRAVATPNYRSYLQPQPTSTPVPRAAVLANSKTAAQFQLTSGQLIQNNFGNSPNLYLNVENPTDKTQRRLRTWFDTTPNTYGTFGWQGDTLTWTVSDINRPNSAAWLVCGDSKEVFINTGAFLWDTPAGCFDHTVIHSYNGAQADV, translated from the exons ATGCGTGTTTTCTCTGCTGTTCTCCTACTGACAGCCGGTGCGGCGGCCCAACGCGGGCCATATGAGCAGTGTGGTGGTACCGGGCGACCAGACGAGAGCTGCAGTGCTGGCTGGCAGTGCACCACATACAA CCCATATTATGCCCAGTGCGTTCCAGCAGCCACCTCCGCCCCGGcaccaacctcgacaccGGCACCGTCCCCCACACCTGTCCCATCATCTTCCCAGCTTattacctcctcctctcgtGTAATCACCACTCTCACCACTGTCACTAcacccccatccatcaccacctctaCCCAAGCCGGCTCAGGCTCCGGCCCGGTTGTCCCCACTCCAACCACGCTGCAATCAGGGTGGTACTGGATCCGCGCGGTCGCCACGCCCAACTACCGCTCTTATCTCCAGCCCCAGCCGACATCCACCCCCGTCCCCAGAGCAGCGGTCCTCGCCAACTCCAAGACGGCCGCCCAGTTCCAGCTCACCTCCGGCCAGCTAATCCAGAACAACTTTGGcaactcccccaacctctACCTCAACGTCGAGAACCCCACCGACAAAACCCAAAGAAGACTCAGGACATGGTTTGACACCACACCAAACACCTATGGTACCTTTGGCTGGCAGGGCGACACCCTCACCTGGACCGTCAGTGACATCAACAGGCCCAACAGTGCTGCTTGGTTGGTCTGTGGTGATAGCAAGGAGGTCTTCATCAACACTGGGGCGTTCCTGTGGGATACACCTGCGGGATGTTTCGATCATACTGTA ATCCACTCGTACAATGGCGCCCAGGCCGATGtttga
- a CDS encoding uncharacterized protein (COG:S; EggNog:ENOG503P06H), translating to MTLTIDTKLKLNSGYDIPQLGFGVFQTPPSDTARCVSEAVKAGYAHIDSAALYRNEGACGQAIRSFSREKIFFTTKIMPYTLGYESVQSQIDRMLNETGLGYLDLVLIHAPYGGSAKRKESWKALVEAVEAGKVRSIGVSNYGVAHLDELERHIAELEEERGGKGKGGVISVGQWEIHPWCPRDDIVEWCRKRNIAVEAYCPLVQGNRWGEPIVKKLAEKHGKSEAQILIRWSLQTGLVPLPKSVKSERIVANAQVYDFELTEEDMKSLDTGVYEHVSWDPTTAPLKD from the exons ATGACGCTCACCATCGAtaccaagctcaagctcaacaGTGGCTACGATATCCCTCAACTGGGCTTCGGTGTCTTCCAGAC CCCCCCTTCAGATACAGCAAGATGCGTGTCCGAAGCTGTAAAGGCCGGCTACGCCCAT ATCGACTCTGCGGCATTGTACCGCAATGAAGGAGCTTGCGGCCAGGCCATTCGTTCCTTTTCCCGCGAGAagatcttcttcaccaccaagatcATGCCTTACACATTGGGCTATGAGAGTGTTCAGTCCCAGATTGACCGCATGCTCAACGAGACGGGGCTCGGGTATCTCGATCTCGTGCTCATCCACGCCCCCTACGGCGGCTCGGCCAAACGCAAAGAATCGTGGAAGGCCCTGGTGGAGGCTGTTGAGGCCGGCAAGGTCAGAAGCATCGGTGTAAGTAACTACGGCGTTGCCCATCTCGACGAGCTGGAAAGGCACATTGccgagttggaggaggagcgcggcggcaagggcaagggcggCGTCATCAGCGTCGGCCAGTGGGAGATTCACCCCTGGTGCCCCAGAGACGACATTGTCGAGTGGTGCAGGAAAAGAAACATTGCTGTCGAGGCCTACTGCCCCTTGGTCCAGGGCAACCGATGGGGTGAGCCCATTGTCAAGAAGCTTGCCGAGAAGCATGGAAAGAGCGAAGCTCAGATCCTGATTCGTTGGAGCTTGCAGACAGGCCTGGTCCCCCTGCCCAAGAGCGTGAAGTCTGAAAGAATTGTCGCCAACGCTCAGGTCTACGACTTTGAGCTTACTGAGGAGGATATGAAGTCGTTAGACACTGGTGTGTACGAGCATGTGTCTTGGGATCCTACCACCGCTCCACTTAAGGATTAA
- a CDS encoding uncharacterized protein (COG:T; EggNog:ENOG503Q4NZ): protein MADMVISKNLAKWYQPDDPALRKHHIGIPLEYFRINGPNGKHLCHVSHLYGPAIQHVHDLYSPCQSLLKAIAYQIVDSMAFLHQHGIYHGDFRLANVMFCLLPGVDKWPEEKMIKL from the coding sequence ATGGCAGATATGGTCATCTCTAAGAACCTTGCCAAATGGTACCAGCCAGACGACCCAGCCCTTAGAAAACATCACATCGGCATCCCACTTGAGTACTTCCGGATCAATGGTCCGAATGGCAAGCATCTCTGCCACGTTTCGCATCTTTATGGTCCCGCCATTCAACACGTCCACGACCTGTACTCGCCCTGTCAGTCCTTGCTGAAAGCCATCGCCTATCAGATCGTTGATTCCATGGCCTTTCTTCATCAGCACGGCATCTATCATGGCGACTTTCGACTCGCAAACGTCATGTTTTGCTTGCTTCCTGGAGTCGACAAATGGCCAGAGGAGAAGATGATCAAGCTCTAG
- the rrb1 gene encoding Ribosome assembly protein rrb1 (BUSCO:EOG09262DC1; EggNog:ENOG503NY9Y; COG:B), producing MSKRTADEDSAGPLKGRSRPDAMDIDDDKTNEMGEFEDEFEDEFESEDEIIEAGVDGRPDAEREAEEGAMELDNPQGTFIVGRTKLEPGQTLSPDPTTYRMLHNLSTPWPCLSFDIIRDGLGDNRSVYPMTMYTVAGTQAENTKASDNSLMVMKLSALSKMQGGDDDDSSDDEDDDEDSDPLLEHKSIPLNSTTNRIRAHQAPATGASQTPTTLTATMTESTNVYIHDITPHLASFDTPGTIITPQQNKPVCTIRAHKSEGYAVDWSTLHPQGKLLTGDNNGLIYVTTRTDGGGFVTDNRPFTGHTSSVEELQWSPSEASVFASASSDGTIRVWDVRSKARKPALSMQVSNVDVNVMSWSRQTTHLLASGDDAGVWGVWDLRQWKSDGKPTPIASFDYHKEQITSVEWHPTDDSIVAVSAGDNTVTIWDLAVELDDEESKDTGGVADVPPQLLFVHYQNLAKEVHWHPQIPGVLAATGEEFSVFRTISV from the coding sequence ATGTCCAAGCGCACTGCCGACGAAGACAGCGCCGGCCCCCTCAAGGGCCGCAGCCGCCCCGATGCTATGGACATCGACGATGACAAGACCAACGAGATGGGCGAGTTCGAGGACGAGTTCGAGGATGAGTTTGAGAGCGAGGACGAGATCATCGAGGCTGGTGTCGACGGCAGACCAGATGCCGAACgagaggctgaggagggcgCTATGGAGCTCGACAACCCCCAGGGCACATTCATCGTCGGCAGAACAAAACTCGAGCCTGGCCAGACCCTCTCTCCCGATCCCACCACATACCGCATGCTTCACAACCTGAGCACACCATGGCCATGCCTCTCCTTCGACATTATCCGCGACGGGCTCGGCGACAACCGCAGCGTCTACCCCATGACCATGTACACAGTAGCAGGCACCCAGGCCGAGAACACAAAGGCCTCGGACAACTCTCTCATGGTGATGAAGCTGAGCGCCCTGAGCAAGATGCAAGGcggtgacgacgacgattccagcgacgacgaggacgacgatgaggattCCGACCCTCTCCTCGAGCACAAGAGTATCCCTctcaacagcaccaccaacaggATACGAGCTCACCAGGCCCCTGCCACTGGTGCCTCGCAGACCCCGACCACCCTCACCGCGACCATGACCGAGTCCACCAATGTTTACATTCACGACATTACCCCCCACCTCGCCTCTTTTGATACCCCGGgtaccatcatcaccccccaacAAAACAAGCCCGTCTGCACCATCCGCGCCCACAAGTCCGAGGGTTATGCTGTCGACTGGTCGACCCTTCACCCACAGGGAAAGCTCCTGACTGGTGACAACAACGGTCTCATCTATGTCACCACCCGCAccgacggcggcggctttGTGACCGACAACCGCCCCTTCACCGGCCACACCTCCTCGGTAGAAGAGCTCCAATGGTCGCCCTCGGAAGCCTCCGTTTTCGCTTCTGCCTCGTCTGATGGCACCATTCGCGTCTGGGATGTCCGCAGCAAGGCCCGCAAGCCAGCGCTCAGCATGCAAGTTAGCAATGTCGACGTAAACGTCATGTCCTGGTCGAGACAAACCACCCATCTCTTGGCTTCCGGTGACGATGCTGGTGTGTGGGGTGTCTGGGATCTCAGACAATGGAAGTCGGATGGAAAGCCCACACCCATCGCCAGCTTCGACTACCACAAGGAGCAGATTACCAGTGTCGAATGGCATCCCACTGATGACAGTATCGTTGCCGTCTCTGCTGGTGATAACACCGTCACCATTTGGGACTTGGCCGTCGAGCTggacgacgaggagagcAAGGACACGGGTGGTGTTGCGGACGTGCCTCCCCAGCTTCTGTTTGTGCACTACCAGAACCTGGCCAAGGAGGTCCACTGGCACCCACAGATTCCCGGCGTGCTGGCTGCCACAGGCGAGGAGTTTAGCGTTTTCAGGACTATTAGCGTATAG
- a CDS encoding uncharacterized protein (EggNog:ENOG503P4CT; COG:H), whose protein sequence is MDLFHESLVGSASLEAPPCPCWRCCLRTWRGWSLLPSWPPTQTSRLEPFNKPLHLFHTSLLVCRMSLTTHAGNLTLTTVLWFDTQAEEAAKFYTSVFPNSKILRSQRYSKAGQEVHGQEPGSILFVEFDLDGHRFSGLNGGPHVTFNHAVSLMIDCADQKEVDYYWGKLSEGGDVTKQECGWLADKFGVSWQVVPKRLKEMLVSEDVAAAGRASVAMMGMKKLDIEGLEKAFKGE, encoded by the exons ATGGATCTCTTTCACGAGTCTCTTGTCGGGAGCGCGTCATTGGAGGCGCCACCATGCCCTTGTTGGCGTTGCTGCCTGAGGACTTGGAGGG GATGGtctctccttccttcttggccgcctACCCAGACCTCTAGGCTCGAGCCGTTCAACAAGcctctccatctcttccaTACCTCGTTACTTGTCTGCAGAATGTCGCTCACCACTCACGCTGGCAACCTTACCCTCACCACTGTCCTCTGGTTCGACACTCAAGCTGAAGAAGCAGCCAAATTCTACACGTCCGTGTTTCCCAACTCCAAGATCCTGCGCAGCCAGCGCTATTCAAAGGCCGGCCAGGAAGTTCATGGACAGGAACCCGGTTCCATCCTCTTTGTCGAGTTTGACCTTGACGGTCACCGCTTCTCAGGTCTGAATGGCGGGCCTCACGTCACCTTCAATCACGCCGTGTCCCTCATGATTGACTGTGCCGATCAGAAAGAAGTCGACTATTACTGGGGGAAGCTGagcgaggggggagatgtcACAAAGCAAGAGTGCGGGTGGCTGGCTGACAAGTTTGGCGTGTCGTGGCAGGTTGTGCCCAAGAGGCTCAAGGAGATGCTAGTCAGCGAGGATGTGGCGGCAGCTGGACGAGCTTCAGTGGCTatgatggggatgaagaagctcGATATTGAGGGATTAGAAAAGGCGTTCAAGGGCGAATAG
- a CDS encoding uncharacterized protein (EggNog:ENOG503PGP2) — translation MHLTIFTPLLACIVFSWALAEDFSGPGQIRTLDVRENNQDLGCLTSKGKWTTVESLCGEFNAQRVGSNDEFRLSSTGGGSCGIDGVTFKCGIQSGIFGTWGTEGPVSGREVVRYGAYGLMEGSGNSPPDAKDEAVEIHFSTGNEGGKAVWLGWKAL, via the exons ATGCATCTCACCATTTTTACACCTCTTCTGGCCTGTATCGTATTTTCTTGGGCATTAGCTGAAGACTTCAGCGGGCCTGGCCAAATTCGCACCCTCGATGTCCGCGAAAACAATCAAGATCTTGGCTGTTTGACCTCAAAAGGAAAATGGACCACGGTTGAGTCGCTCTGTGGCGAGTTCAACGCTCAGCGCGTGGGAAGTAACGATGAATTCCGTCTCTCATCAACGGGGGGAGGTAGCTGCGGCATTGATGGGGTCACATTCAAGTGTGGAATCCAGAGTGGGATCTTTGGC ACATGGGGTACTGAAGGGCCGGTTAGTGGAAGAGAAGTCGTGCGGTATGGGGCCTATGGACTGATGGAAGGGTCCGGGAACAGCCCGCCCGATGCGAAAGATGAGGCAGTCGAAATTCACTTTTCGACAGGAAACGAGGGAGGAAAAGCGGTGTGGCTAGGCTGGAAGGCACTCTGA
- a CDS encoding uncharacterized protein (EggNog:ENOG503PGCC): MARSDFAGSTLGSEPSSPTSPIGSDRSRGSSAPTTVTAASVDPLINPAQAIDGAEHQTTPSLASIAIEEPIPAEGWLDLARLMTKTPDFAAFSRFHDLHIKNLLYYQVELSVLREQLKDLEELDRDSNGLDLHGESEFHKEPEKIFWGPGTNSKQFLKIRELRECLKGYDEALLQYSQISTLPEPSTHNMRQLVKWLQDEDHGNMTVQGVGSEIWGDQQKKPEPPPLRQQFMNLISFWNKTEPPTRSDLVAPRWRKDVDGLTRWLAEELIPFREAVKNPHKREADDSESTAGQEESEKTSTNHVQDADKEAQKRRSRTDNVRAYSGDTLLKLTYRGATLVACMLPIVAILCLSIVPNLYHKLAMITCFTVLFAIAVMCMTEGTRVQVFTATSAFLAVLVVFVPVQSS, translated from the exons ATGGCACGCTCAGACTTTGCAGGCTCAACTCTAGGCTCAGAGCCCTCAAGCCCAACCAGTCCCATCGGGAGTGACAGGTCGCGTGGAAGCAGCGCTCCGACAACTGTAACAGCGGCGTCAGTGGATCCCTTGATCAACCCGGCACAAGCAATAGACGGAGCGGAACACCAAACGACTCCATCACTCGCATCGATTGCCATTGAGGAACCAATCCCCGCTGAAGGCTGGCTTGATCTCGCAAGATTGATGACGAAGACACCAGATTTTGCGGCCTTTTCGCGGTTCCATGACCTTCACATCAAAAACCTTTTGTATTATCAAGTCGAGTTGTCAGTGTTGAGGGAACAATTGAAGGATCTGGAAGAGCTGGACAGGGATTCGAATGGTCTCGACCTTCATGGCGAGTCTGAGTTTCACAAAGAACCCGAGAAGATTTTCTGGGGACCGGGCACCAACAGTAAACAGTTTTTGAAGATTCGAGAATTGAGGGAATGTTTGAAGGGCTACG ACGAAGCACTCCTGCAGTACTCCCAAATATCAACGCTCCCTGAACCCAGCACGCACAACATGCGACAACTAGTGAAGTGGCTCCAGGACGAAGATCATGGAAACATGACTGTTCAAGGAGTTGGCAGCGAGATATGGGGGGATCAGCAAAAGAAGCCAGAGCCTCCCCCACTTCGCCAACAGTTCATGAATCTCATCAGCTTCTGGAACAAGACAGAACCGCCAACCAGATCAGACCTTGTGGCACCTCGTTGGAGAAAGGATGTCGACGGCCTGACACGGTGGCTCGCGGAGGAGCTCATTCCCTTTAGAGAAGCTGTAAAAAACCCCCACAAGAGAGAAGCGGACGATTCGGAGTCTACGGCCGGTCAAGAGGAAAGCGAAAAGACATCTACCAACCATGTGCAGGATGCAGATAAAGAAGCGCAGAAAAGGAGGTCAAGAACC GACAACGTTCGAGCATACTCGGGCGACACGCTACTCAAGCTGACTTATCGCGGAGCAACTTTGGTGGCCTGCATGCTTCCAATTGTCGCCATTCTTTGCCTCTCTATAGTCCCCAACTTGTACCATAAACTGGCCATGATCACATGCTTCACAGTCCTCTTCGCCATAGCAGTCATGTGCATGACCGAAGGGACAAGAGTTCAAGTGTTTACGGCCACCTCCGC ATTCCTCGCCGTACTGGTGGTTTTTGTCCCGGTTCAAAGTTCCTGA
- a CDS encoding uncharacterized protein (COG:G; EggNog:ENOG503P2TY), which translates to MKTKMGFISPAMSPSLVSRPRGVLFLVCLISLVTIWSCRLPKICLYESTYRTSLSPYQQPQPNPVDLSLPDSPFVRWPLERVCREQTIWRPGLVFICDNNSGGIGNIRNYILTCIRYGIEAGATGIVLPRIRTRSEKNLADLMLDYQPFTYFFDEDHFRTNLERACPRITVYDNDESIPNVQLPVKAEKVRPHDLGKRGGCDKRDLNRHVGVFNKAFSGYLDRTEKEFGWPELNEMSPRPVRFPWGVQFEWPTWKDGPEFTASFGGLLRFREDILALGFRAKGYMREFAKRHGGSGRYVGLHLRTESDALSRWPDFGNQTEAYLTASEATGIKAAYLATGNKTDAARLVEEAERRLGMGVITKHDLLAKYSREDLLMLEALTWDQQALIDFVVLVESDYFFGISPSSFSMNVALKRHLKTEGLHTRPWKIGGDGDGRSWLTGRFEQYWDDWLYMYESMWP; encoded by the coding sequence ATGAAGACAAAAATGGGCTTCATCAGCCCAGCCATGTCTCCCTCTCTGGTCTCCCGGCCTCGGGGTGTTCTGTTTCTTGTCTGCCTCATCTCCTTGGTCACCATCTGGTCTTGCCGCCTCCCCAAAATATGCTTGTACGAAAGCACTTACAGGACCTCACTCTCACCTTaccagcaaccccaaccaaACCCGGTCGATCTGTCTCTCCCCGACTCACCCTTCGTCCGCTGGCCTCTCGAGCGTGTCTGCCGGGAGCAGACCATTTGGAGGCCCGGCCTGGTGTTTATTTGCGACAACAATTCGGGAGGAATTGGTAACATCCGGAATTACATCCTCACTTGCATCCGCTATGGTATCGAAGCCGGCGCCACCGGCATCGTCCTGCCCCGCATCCGCACTCGCAGCGAGAAGAATCTAGCAGATTTGATGCTGGACTACCAGCCGTTCACCTACTTCTTTGACGAGGACCACTTCCGAACCAATCTGGAAAGGGCTTGCCCTCGGATCACGGTCTACGATAATGATGAGAGCATCCCCAACGTACAGCTCCCCGTGAAAGCCGAAAAGGTCAGGCCACATgatctggggaagaggggaggCTGTGATAAGCGGGACCTCAACAGACACGTCGGGGTATTCAACAAGGCATTTTCCGGTTACCTGGACAGGACGGAGAAAGAGTTTGGATGGCCTGAGTTGAACGAGATGAGCCCCCGGCCGGTTAGGTTTCCTTGGGGAGTGCAGTTTGAGTGGCCTACTTGGAAGGATGGGCCAGAATTCACTGCCAGTTTTGGAGGGCTGTTGAGGTTCAGGGAGGATATTCTGGCTTTGGGGTTCAGAGCAAAGGGGTACATGAGAGAGTTTGCAAAAAGACATGGGGGAAGCGGACGGTATGTGGGGTTACATTTGAGAACTGAGAGCGATGCGCTGAGTCGGTGGCCGGATTTTGGGAACCAGACAGAGGCGTATCTGACGGCATCTGAGGCAACGGGGATCAAAGCTGCTTATTTGGCGACGGGGAATAAGACAGATGCAGCGAGGCTGGTTGAAGAGGCTGAAAGGAGGTTGGGCATGGGTGTCATCACCAAACATGACCTGCTTGCCAAGTACTCGAGGGAGGACCTGCTGATGTTGGAGGCTCTGACCTGGGACCAACAAGCCCTGATCGACTTTGTTGTGTTGGTCGAGAGTGACTATTTCTTTGGCATCAGCCCAAGTTCGTTCAGCATGAACGTAGCTCTGAAGCGTCACCTCAAGACTGAGGGCCTACACACAAGACCGTGGAAGattggtggagatggagacgGAAGAAGCTGGCTGACTGGGCGGTTTGAACAGTATTGGGATGATTGGTTGTACATGTATGAGTCCATGTGGCCATAA